A stretch of Anaeromyxobacter dehalogenans 2CP-1 DNA encodes these proteins:
- a CDS encoding HD domain-containing phosphohydrolase has product MNADRVFIVDDDELILKALARVLELSGYETRCFLRPADALAAIEAEAPVVVISDYMMPSMDGVAFLKAARARFPAAVRILCTAAEDFRVALQAVNAGEVFRIISKPWHQQELLTTVSQAAEAARLRIENERLTAEVHRQNGQLKEINTRLEQMVQQRTQALLEGLIAALDYRDAETQWHSRRVSLYARRLAHQLGMEEPALTVIEHGALLHDIGKIGVRDRVLLKPGPLTGEEWTEMKRHPELGWALLQRVDYLRPASAIVLQHQEKWDGSGYPSGLGGEEIVIGARIFHVVDTLDAITSDRPYRRSRPFAEAREEIVRCRGTQFDPRVVDAFVAVPPEDWERIRLDVETVAVLSADLAESPPHLEDLDLAGARA; this is encoded by the coding sequence ATGAACGCGGACCGGGTCTTCATCGTCGACGACGACGAGCTGATCCTGAAGGCGCTCGCGCGCGTGCTGGAGCTTTCGGGGTACGAGACCCGCTGCTTCCTCCGGCCGGCCGACGCGCTCGCCGCCATCGAGGCCGAGGCCCCGGTGGTGGTGATCTCCGACTACATGATGCCGAGCATGGACGGCGTCGCCTTCCTCAAGGCGGCGCGCGCCCGCTTCCCCGCCGCCGTCCGCATCCTCTGCACCGCCGCCGAGGACTTTCGCGTGGCGCTGCAGGCCGTGAACGCGGGCGAGGTCTTCCGGATCATCTCGAAGCCGTGGCACCAGCAGGAGCTGCTCACCACGGTGAGCCAGGCCGCCGAGGCGGCGCGGCTGCGCATCGAGAACGAGCGCCTCACCGCCGAGGTGCACCGGCAGAACGGGCAGCTGAAGGAGATCAACACCCGGCTCGAGCAGATGGTACAGCAGCGCACCCAGGCGCTGCTGGAGGGGCTCATCGCCGCGCTCGACTACCGGGACGCCGAGACCCAGTGGCACTCGCGGCGCGTCTCGCTCTACGCGCGGCGCCTGGCGCACCAGCTCGGCATGGAGGAGCCGGCGCTCACCGTGATCGAGCACGGCGCCCTGCTGCACGACATCGGCAAGATCGGCGTGCGCGACCGCGTGCTGCTGAAGCCGGGGCCGCTCACCGGCGAGGAGTGGACCGAGATGAAGCGCCACCCGGAGCTCGGGTGGGCGCTCCTGCAGCGGGTGGACTACCTGCGGCCCGCCTCGGCGATCGTCCTGCAGCACCAGGAGAAGTGGGACGGCAGCGGGTATCCCTCCGGGCTGGGCGGAGAGGAGATCGTCATCGGCGCGCGCATCTTCCACGTGGTGGACACGCTCGACGCCATCACCAGCGATCGGCCCTACCGCCGCTCGCGCCCGTTCGCGGAGGCGCGCGAGGAGATCGTCCGCTGCCGCGGGACGCAGTTCGATCCGCGCGTGGTGGACGCGTTCGTGGCGGTGCCGCCGGAGGACTGGGAGCGCATCCGGCTCGACGTCGAGACGGTGGCGGTGCTCTCCGCCGACCTGGCCGAGAGCCCGCCGCACCTCGAGGACCTGGATCTCGCCGGCGCGCGCGCCTGA
- the rho gene encoding transcription termination factor Rho: MGAGGQPGAPAPANGTAPQGQPAPAAQAEATEEVEGVLQFEGKGNGWLRDAKRSYLPQPFDVEVPRWLIDRTHLQPGMLVKGLATVRNMKRVLSRIDTLEGTDPMAVVRRTHFQNLTATDPTERLVMETRSDELIGRVLDLISPIGLGARGLITSPPKAGKTIMLQRIAQAIIANRPDVHLTVLLVDERPEEVTDMKRNIKGEVIGSSNDRPTEEHIHVAEMVLERSKRLVEGGRDVVVLLDSITRLSRAYNKEVESSGRTLTGGVDSRALERPKRLFGSARKAEEGGSLTIIATALIDTGSRMDEVIFEEFKGTGNMEVVLSRQLAERRIFPAIDIGASGTRKEEKLFSSKDIEKVRRLRGALASLKPVEAMERLLKKLSEFDSNDEFLQSF, from the coding sequence ATGGGCGCCGGCGGGCAGCCCGGTGCGCCGGCCCCCGCGAACGGGACCGCGCCGCAGGGCCAGCCCGCCCCGGCCGCGCAGGCCGAGGCGACCGAGGAGGTCGAGGGCGTGCTGCAGTTCGAGGGCAAGGGCAACGGCTGGCTCCGCGACGCGAAGCGAAGCTACCTGCCCCAGCCGTTCGACGTCGAGGTCCCGCGCTGGCTCATCGACCGCACCCACCTGCAGCCGGGCATGCTGGTGAAGGGCCTCGCCACGGTCCGCAACATGAAGCGGGTGCTCTCGCGGATCGACACGCTGGAGGGCACCGATCCGATGGCGGTGGTGCGGCGCACGCACTTCCAGAACCTGACCGCCACCGACCCCACCGAGCGCCTGGTGATGGAGACCCGCTCCGACGAGCTGATCGGGCGGGTCCTCGATCTCATCTCGCCCATCGGCCTGGGCGCCCGCGGGCTCATCACGTCGCCGCCGAAGGCCGGCAAGACCATCATGCTGCAGCGGATCGCGCAGGCCATCATCGCGAACCGCCCGGACGTGCACCTCACGGTGCTCCTCGTGGACGAGCGTCCCGAGGAGGTCACCGACATGAAGCGCAACATCAAGGGCGAGGTGATCGGCTCCTCCAACGACCGCCCGACGGAGGAGCACATCCACGTCGCCGAGATGGTGCTGGAGCGCTCGAAGCGCCTGGTCGAGGGCGGCAGGGACGTGGTGGTCCTGCTCGACTCGATCACCCGCCTGTCGCGCGCCTACAACAAGGAGGTCGAGTCCTCCGGCCGCACCCTCACCGGCGGCGTGGACTCGCGCGCGCTGGAGCGCCCGAAGCGGCTGTTCGGCTCGGCGCGCAAGGCCGAGGAGGGCGGCTCGCTCACCATCATCGCGACCGCGCTCATCGACACCGGCTCGCGCATGGACGAGGTGATCTTCGAGGAGTTCAAGGGCACCGGCAACATGGAGGTGGTGCTCTCGCGGCAGCTCGCCGAGCGGCGCATCTTCCCGGCCATCGACATCGGCGCGTCCGGCACCCGCAAGGAGGAGAAGCTCTTCTCGTCGAAGGACATCGAGAAGGTGCGGCGCCTCCGCGGCGCGCTCGCCTCGCTGAAGCCGGTCGAGGCCATGGAGCGGCTGCTGAAGAAGCTCTCGGAGTTCGACTCGAACGACGAGTTCCTGCAGAGCTTCTGA
- the sppA gene encoding signal peptide peptidase SppA, which yields MKPFVNLAALALALAAPAAAHAQLSAVTDRVQGLPAGLGVPSLGAAVAEEPADLSANPAAIGFLGGLGLQYFHESGLRPGARGDGLYAGDRLGPLGVGYSVEWLRPGLDAGGERWRRSRLGLTLGDGRALSLGVAWTWIASRNDAIEQAGGWDLGLTLRPTRWLSIGAAMLGRDARLGGADVPVRYDLGLATRLWHDRLTLSADLLADDEARDAFRSDHLAFGASAELWRGVALGLQVQLPVRDLPGDAGDPLGLVSLTWNAPHSGVTFAGAGVGGRGGWLGGVRLSEERYRSGGPAVVMPTVDVDRELQRRRVLVFDVGDRDPYATLVTRLEAARDDPEVGALLVRIGGLSLGGGRVEELRALLAAVRARKPVLAYLEGGGTREYWLATGATAIAAPPGAPLIVNGISTSQLFLRGGLARLGIAFDVVKAGAYKSAAEPLVRDAPSPEAREATEAVLDDVFGRFVAQVAEARRLPPERVRALVDQGLFTAEEAKDAGLVDAVAWPDELERWGRAVAGRRLFERGAYRPEPERLAQRWGRPAVIQVVRVEGIIARGRSRADPLGADGVAGAETIAAEIHRAADDAAVRAIVLRIESGGGDGLASDLIWREAVRARRKGKPVIASMGDLAASGGYLVAVGADAILAERSTLTGSIGVFAAKPDLSGLLAKLSIHPEAYQRGENARLVSVLKPWTPAERAVLEKQVGAFYRQFVARVAEGRRLTTAEVEAVAGGRVWTGQQALERRLVDRIGTLADAIRLARERIGLAPDDVVEVRREDGGGALARVAGHALTAAPEPPLAGLARAFPELSALALLTEIGPVLAIPEEWVAPEAGP from the coding sequence ATGAAACCCTTCGTGAACCTCGCGGCGCTGGCGCTCGCGCTCGCCGCCCCCGCCGCCGCGCACGCCCAGCTCTCCGCCGTCACCGACCGCGTGCAGGGCCTGCCCGCGGGCCTGGGGGTGCCCTCGCTCGGCGCGGCCGTCGCGGAGGAGCCCGCCGACCTGTCCGCGAACCCGGCCGCGATCGGCTTCCTCGGCGGCCTGGGGCTCCAGTACTTCCACGAGTCCGGGCTGCGGCCCGGCGCGCGGGGCGACGGCCTGTACGCGGGCGACCGCCTCGGCCCGCTCGGCGTGGGGTACTCGGTGGAGTGGCTCCGGCCCGGCCTCGACGCGGGCGGCGAGCGCTGGCGGCGCAGCCGGCTGGGGCTCACGCTCGGCGACGGCCGCGCGCTCTCGCTGGGCGTCGCCTGGACCTGGATCGCCTCGCGGAACGACGCGATCGAGCAGGCCGGCGGCTGGGACCTCGGGCTGACGCTGCGGCCCACGCGGTGGCTCTCGATCGGCGCCGCCATGCTGGGCCGCGACGCCCGGCTGGGCGGCGCGGACGTGCCGGTCCGCTACGACCTCGGGCTCGCGACCCGGCTCTGGCACGACCGGCTCACGCTCTCCGCCGACCTGCTCGCCGACGACGAGGCGCGCGACGCGTTCCGCTCCGATCACCTCGCGTTCGGCGCCTCGGCCGAGCTGTGGCGCGGGGTGGCGCTCGGCCTCCAGGTGCAGCTCCCGGTGCGCGACCTCCCCGGCGACGCCGGCGATCCGCTCGGGCTCGTGTCGCTCACCTGGAACGCGCCGCACTCCGGCGTCACGTTCGCCGGGGCCGGCGTGGGCGGGCGCGGCGGGTGGCTGGGGGGCGTGCGCCTCTCGGAGGAGCGCTACCGCTCCGGCGGCCCCGCGGTCGTCATGCCCACCGTGGACGTGGATCGCGAGCTCCAGCGCCGGCGCGTGCTCGTGTTCGACGTGGGCGACCGGGATCCCTACGCCACGCTGGTCACGCGGCTGGAGGCGGCGCGCGACGATCCGGAGGTCGGGGCGCTGCTGGTGCGCATCGGCGGCCTGTCGCTGGGCGGCGGGCGGGTCGAGGAGCTGCGCGCGCTGCTCGCCGCGGTGCGGGCCCGCAAGCCGGTGCTCGCGTACCTGGAGGGCGGCGGGACCCGCGAGTACTGGCTCGCCACCGGCGCCACCGCCATCGCGGCGCCGCCCGGCGCGCCGCTCATCGTGAACGGCATCTCCACCTCCCAGCTCTTCCTGCGCGGCGGGCTGGCGCGGCTCGGGATCGCGTTCGACGTGGTGAAGGCCGGCGCGTACAAGAGCGCCGCCGAGCCGCTGGTGCGCGACGCGCCCTCGCCCGAGGCGCGCGAGGCCACCGAGGCGGTCCTGGACGACGTGTTCGGGCGCTTCGTGGCCCAGGTCGCCGAGGCGCGGCGGCTGCCCCCCGAGCGCGTGCGCGCGCTGGTGGACCAGGGGCTCTTCACCGCCGAGGAGGCGAAGGACGCGGGGCTCGTGGACGCGGTGGCCTGGCCCGACGAGCTCGAGCGCTGGGGGCGCGCCGTCGCCGGGCGCCGGCTGTTCGAGCGCGGCGCGTACCGGCCCGAGCCGGAGCGGCTCGCGCAGCGATGGGGCCGGCCCGCGGTGATCCAGGTGGTGCGCGTGGAGGGGATCATCGCCCGCGGGAGGAGCCGTGCCGACCCGCTCGGCGCGGACGGGGTGGCGGGCGCCGAGACCATCGCCGCCGAGATCCACCGCGCCGCCGACGACGCCGCGGTCCGGGCCATCGTGCTGCGGATCGAGTCCGGCGGGGGCGATGGGCTGGCCTCCGACCTGATCTGGCGCGAGGCGGTCCGCGCGCGGCGCAAGGGCAAGCCGGTGATCGCCTCGATGGGCGACCTGGCGGCGAGCGGCGGGTACCTGGTGGCGGTCGGCGCCGACGCGATCCTCGCCGAGCGCTCCACGCTCACCGGCTCGATCGGCGTGTTCGCGGCGAAGCCCGACCTCTCCGGCCTGCTCGCGAAGCTGTCGATCCACCCCGAGGCCTACCAGCGCGGCGAGAACGCCCGCCTGGTCTCGGTGCTGAAGCCCTGGACCCCCGCCGAGCGCGCCGTCCTCGAGAAGCAGGTCGGGGCCTTCTACCGCCAGTTCGTGGCCCGCGTGGCCGAGGGGCGGCGGCTCACCACGGCGGAGGTCGAGGCAGTCGCCGGCGGTCGGGTCTGGACCGGCCAGCAGGCGCTGGAGCGGCGGCTCGTGGATCGCATCGGCACGCTCGCCGACGCCATCCGGCTGGCGCGCGAGCGGATCGGCCTCGCGCCGGACGACGTGGTGGAGGTGCGGCGGGAGGACGGCGGCGGCGCGCTCGCCCGCGTGGCCGGCCACGCCCTCACGGCGGCGCCCGAGCCGCCGCTCGCCGGGCTCGCTCGCGCGTTCCCGGAGCTGTCCGCGCTGGCGCTGCTGACCGAGATCGGGCCGGTGCTCGCGATCCCGGAGGAGTGGGTGGCTCCCGAGGCGGGCCCGTGA
- the thyX gene encoding FAD-dependent thymidylate synthase has protein sequence MPLEVTLIDYARDPLQKLYGAYRTCYTPKTPGEVWGEIRDGSISADRIRDFIGERLKTGHASPLEQVVFWFGISGVSRALSHQFVRHRIGISFEQQSQRYVKYKEERLDYVMPKTWQKVAGMADEYDRLMREITRVYEDALAKGIPAEDARFVLPNATPTNFQVMVNFTELLHIADLRLCWRAQWEIRHMVALMRREVMKAVPEIGGYLQPKCGDKRMGYCDEPVKEWEACPLGKVRPHKEQLLQVFREYRAGNLVPLAEEHIRAVEDAGNEE, from the coding sequence ATGCCGCTCGAGGTCACCCTCATCGACTACGCCCGCGATCCGCTGCAGAAGCTCTACGGCGCGTACCGCACCTGCTACACGCCGAAGACGCCGGGCGAGGTCTGGGGCGAGATCCGCGACGGCTCCATCTCCGCGGACCGGATCCGCGACTTCATCGGCGAGCGCCTCAAGACCGGCCACGCCTCGCCGCTCGAGCAGGTGGTGTTCTGGTTCGGCATCTCCGGCGTCTCGCGTGCGCTCTCGCACCAGTTCGTCCGGCACCGGATCGGCATCAGCTTCGAGCAGCAGTCGCAGCGCTACGTGAAGTACAAGGAGGAGCGGCTCGACTACGTCATGCCGAAGACCTGGCAGAAGGTCGCCGGGATGGCGGACGAGTACGACCGGCTCATGCGCGAGATCACCCGCGTGTACGAGGACGCGCTCGCGAAGGGCATCCCGGCCGAGGACGCGCGCTTCGTCCTCCCGAACGCCACGCCCACCAACTTCCAGGTGATGGTGAACTTCACCGAGCTGCTGCACATCGCCGACCTGCGGCTGTGCTGGCGGGCCCAGTGGGAGATCCGCCACATGGTCGCGCTCATGCGGCGCGAGGTGATGAAGGCGGTCCCCGAGATCGGCGGCTACCTGCAGCCGAAGTGCGGCGACAAGCGCATGGGGTACTGCGACGAGCCGGTGAAGGAGTGGGAGGCGTGCCCGCTCGGGAAGGTGCGCCCGCACAAGGAGCAGCTCCTGCAGGTGTTCCGCGAGTACCGCGCCGGGAACCTGGTTCCGCTGGCGGAGGAGCACATCCGCGCCGTCGAGGACGCCGGCAACGAGGAGTGA
- a CDS encoding acyl-CoA thioesterase has product MPAPKPAADSRVEVTHLVMPFDANTLGTAFGGTVMQWTDLTAAMAAMRHARVPVVTASIDQLSFLAPIRIGQMAILHGQVNAVFGSSMEVGVEVQTEDPLTGERKKCCDAYLTFVALGPDGQPTRAPPLRTDTDDERRREREAGERRAARLASRTPRAP; this is encoded by the coding sequence ATGCCCGCTCCCAAGCCCGCCGCCGACTCGCGCGTCGAGGTCACGCACCTGGTGATGCCGTTCGACGCGAACACGCTCGGGACCGCGTTCGGCGGCACGGTCATGCAGTGGACCGACCTGACCGCGGCCATGGCCGCGATGCGCCACGCGCGCGTCCCGGTCGTGACGGCCTCCATCGATCAGCTCTCCTTCCTCGCCCCCATCCGCATCGGCCAGATGGCCATCCTGCACGGGCAGGTGAACGCGGTGTTCGGGTCCTCCATGGAGGTCGGCGTGGAGGTGCAGACCGAGGACCCGCTCACCGGCGAGCGGAAGAAGTGCTGCGACGCGTATCTGACCTTCGTGGCGCTGGGGCCGGACGGGCAGCCCACCCGGGCCCCGCCCCTGCGGACCGACACCGACGACGAGCGCCGGCGCGAGCGCGAGGCGGGAGAGCGCCGCGCCGCGCGGCTGGCGTCCCGGACGCCGCGCGCACCGTGA
- a CDS encoding M13 family metallopeptidase: MRRILSFAALIAVAACRTAPPAPPAPAAAAPLPPLDEAALDRSADACQDFYRFACGGWIARTEIPADRSAWSRGFAELDERNTAQLRRILEAAAAGRADPADAFSGKVGDYFGSCMDERGIEARGLADLKAGWARIDAIADRPALAAELARLHGAGMTAPFGLLADQDAKDATQVILIVNQGGLSLPDREYYLSDAGKNPEIRRAWAAHLRKMLGLAGLPPAQAEAGAAAVEQLETALARTHWTRAELRDPSRIYNRVDRAGLERLAPDFPWARFFAELGQPGLDAVSVTTPAFVAEVGKQFASAPLDAWKAYLRWRLLDDMAAFRAVPAALVQERFAFQSASFSGAKELQPRWKHCVGVTDEALGFALGQAYVRRHFGAEGKDRTTRLVAEIEKAMEADLGSLSWMDAPTRERAREKLARVVNKVGYPDAWRDYSTMRVDRGSFFANVLAAGRFETNRQLAKIGKPVDRGEWLMSPPAVNAYYNASMNEMVFPAGILQPPFFNREAPETVNYGAIGMVLGHELTHGFDDEGRQYDALGNLRDWWTPAVGAEFDRRAACLEKQYGAYEALPGVRLDGKLTLGENIADLGGLKLAFAAMQAARRAQPAGDRALLGFTPEQQFFVGYAQSWCSKYREQEARRRAVVDPHSPPRFRVNGPLSNLPEFARAFACAEGTPMARPAAERCEIW; encoded by the coding sequence GTGCGCCGCATCCTCTCCTTCGCCGCCCTCATCGCCGTCGCCGCGTGCCGCACCGCCCCGCCGGCGCCGCCCGCGCCCGCGGCGGCCGCCCCGCTGCCGCCGCTCGACGAGGCGGCGCTCGACCGCTCCGCCGACGCCTGCCAGGACTTCTACCGGTTCGCCTGCGGCGGCTGGATCGCGCGGACCGAGATCCCCGCCGACCGCTCGGCCTGGAGCCGCGGGTTCGCCGAGCTGGACGAGCGCAACACCGCCCAGCTCCGCCGCATCCTGGAGGCCGCCGCGGCCGGGCGCGCCGACCCGGCCGACGCGTTCTCGGGGAAGGTGGGCGACTACTTCGGCTCCTGCATGGACGAGCGGGGCATCGAGGCGCGCGGCCTCGCCGACCTGAAGGCCGGGTGGGCGCGGATCGACGCGATCGCGGATCGGCCGGCGCTCGCCGCCGAGCTGGCGCGCCTGCACGGCGCCGGGATGACCGCGCCGTTCGGGCTGCTCGCCGACCAGGACGCGAAGGACGCGACGCAGGTGATCCTGATCGTGAACCAGGGCGGGCTCTCGCTTCCGGATCGCGAGTACTACCTGTCCGACGCCGGCAAGAACCCGGAGATCCGCAGGGCGTGGGCCGCCCACCTGCGGAAGATGCTCGGCCTGGCCGGGCTGCCGCCGGCGCAGGCCGAGGCGGGCGCTGCCGCGGTCGAGCAGCTCGAGACCGCGCTGGCGCGCACGCACTGGACCCGCGCCGAGCTGCGCGACCCATCGCGGATCTACAACCGCGTGGACCGCGCCGGGCTGGAGCGGCTCGCGCCGGACTTCCCCTGGGCCCGCTTCTTCGCCGAGCTGGGCCAGCCCGGGCTCGACGCGGTGAGCGTGACCACGCCGGCGTTCGTGGCCGAGGTCGGCAAGCAGTTCGCGTCGGCCCCGCTCGACGCGTGGAAGGCGTACCTGCGCTGGCGCCTGCTCGACGACATGGCCGCCTTCCGCGCGGTCCCGGCGGCGCTGGTCCAGGAGCGCTTCGCGTTCCAGAGCGCGAGCTTCTCCGGCGCGAAGGAGCTGCAGCCGCGCTGGAAGCACTGCGTGGGCGTCACCGACGAGGCGCTCGGGTTCGCGCTCGGGCAGGCGTACGTCCGGCGCCACTTCGGCGCGGAGGGGAAGGACCGCACCACGCGCCTGGTGGCCGAGATCGAGAAGGCGATGGAGGCCGACCTGGGCTCGCTCTCGTGGATGGACGCGCCCACGCGCGAGCGCGCGCGAGAGAAGCTCGCGCGCGTGGTGAACAAGGTCGGCTACCCGGACGCCTGGCGCGACTACTCCACGATGCGCGTCGACCGCGGCTCGTTCTTCGCGAACGTGCTGGCGGCGGGCCGGTTCGAGACGAACCGGCAGCTCGCCAAGATCGGCAAGCCGGTCGATCGCGGCGAGTGGCTCATGAGCCCGCCCGCCGTGAACGCCTACTACAACGCGTCGATGAACGAGATGGTGTTCCCGGCCGGCATCCTGCAGCCGCCGTTCTTCAACCGCGAGGCGCCCGAGACGGTGAACTACGGCGCCATCGGGATGGTGTTGGGGCACGAGCTGACGCACGGGTTCGACGACGAGGGGCGCCAGTACGACGCGCTCGGGAACCTGCGCGACTGGTGGACGCCGGCGGTGGGGGCCGAGTTCGACCGGCGCGCCGCGTGCCTGGAGAAGCAGTACGGCGCCTACGAGGCGCTGCCGGGCGTGCGGCTCGACGGCAAGCTCACGCTGGGCGAGAACATCGCCGACCTCGGCGGCCTGAAGCTCGCGTTCGCGGCCATGCAGGCCGCCCGGCGCGCGCAGCCGGCCGGCGATCGCGCCCTGCTCGGCTTCACCCCGGAGCAGCAGTTCTTCGTGGGCTACGCCCAGTCCTGGTGCTCGAAGTACCGGGAGCAGGAGGCGCGCCGGCGCGCGGTGGTGGACCCGCACTCGCCGCCCCGGTTCCGCGTCAACGGCCCGCTCTCCAACCTGCCGGAGTTCGCGCGCGCGTTCGCCTGCGCGGAGGGGACGCCCATGGCCCGGCCGGCGGCGGAGCGCTGCGAGATCTGGTGA
- a CDS encoding FHA domain-containing protein, whose translation MRGYLLTWLARQYRDSDLRAFVREHPQDWLVWEAGPWRPPSRRRETLRTEEVRFAATAKEPIAIVLEPAADGAPLRVGRAAGNDIVIDDPTLSRVHLELVRDGEARWRVGDVGSSNGTRLAGVRIGREPVPLPVGVVLEAGAARLSLYDAAALFLRLRGAA comes from the coding sequence TTGAGAGGCTACCTGCTCACGTGGCTCGCGCGGCAGTACCGCGACAGCGACCTGCGGGCGTTCGTGCGCGAGCACCCGCAGGACTGGCTGGTCTGGGAGGCGGGCCCGTGGCGGCCGCCCTCGCGCCGGCGCGAGACGCTGCGCACCGAGGAGGTGCGCTTCGCCGCGACGGCGAAGGAGCCGATCGCCATCGTGCTGGAGCCGGCCGCCGACGGCGCGCCGCTGCGGGTGGGCCGGGCCGCCGGCAACGACATCGTGATCGACGACCCGACGCTGTCGCGCGTGCACCTCGAGCTGGTGCGCGACGGCGAGGCCCGCTGGCGGGTGGGCGACGTGGGCTCGTCGAACGGCACGCGCCTCGCGGGCGTGCGGATCGGGCGCGAGCCGGTGCCGCTGCCGGTGGGCGTGGTGCTCGAGGCGGGCGCCGCGCGGCTCAGCCTCTACGACGCCGCTGCCCTGTTCCTGCGCCTGCGCGGCGCCGCCTGA
- a CDS encoding aldehyde dehydrogenase family protein: MGASMPAAPAPTEPRALDEAVARLREAAPGWAAAPLAARAALARAMLEGVGRTARRAVEAACAAKGLPSDAPQAGEEWLSGPYVTARILRQLERSLTLLARNGNTPVGKLSETVDGRLSVQVFPLTRQDRLLLAGVRAEAHLVEGMTEERLHETRARFHKAPDHQGKVCLVLGAGNINSIPAVDVAGKLFNEGKVCVLKMNPVNAYLGPILEDAFSPAIARGLLAIVYGGAEVGSYLAHHRGVDEVHITGSDRTHDAIVWGPPGPERDARRSSGTPLLAKEITSELGNVSPVLVVPGPWDAGTLRFQAESVAGMVTYNASFNCNAAKMLVLPRGWRRRDAFLAAVEHFMALSPARRAWYPGAADRYRALTEGRAAVRRVGQGEGALPWTLVTGLDADSEDPAFVTEPFCSILSETAVGSEDPVDFLEQAVAFANDRLWGTLAAHIVVHPRTLADPSLEAALQRAIRRLRYGTVAVNTWAGYGYGLGTAPWGAFPGSTLEDVQSGRGFVHNTVMLEGVEKVVVWHPARTFPKPPYFPSHATTDALGRSLVRLETRGRWRDLPAVVLAGIRG, from the coding sequence ATGGGAGCCTCGATGCCCGCCGCGCCTGCCCCGACCGAACCCCGAGCGCTCGACGAGGCCGTCGCCCGCCTGCGCGAGGCCGCGCCGGGCTGGGCCGCCGCCCCGCTCGCCGCGCGTGCGGCGCTCGCGCGCGCCATGCTGGAGGGCGTGGGGCGCACCGCGCGCCGCGCCGTGGAGGCGGCCTGCGCGGCGAAGGGGCTGCCGTCCGACGCGCCGCAGGCCGGCGAGGAGTGGCTCTCCGGTCCCTACGTGACGGCCCGCATCCTGCGCCAGCTGGAGCGGTCGCTGACGCTGCTCGCGCGGAACGGCAACACGCCGGTGGGCAAGCTCTCGGAGACGGTCGATGGCCGCCTCTCGGTGCAGGTGTTCCCGCTCACGCGCCAGGACAGGCTGCTCCTCGCCGGCGTCCGCGCCGAGGCCCACCTGGTGGAGGGCATGACCGAGGAGCGCCTGCACGAGACGCGCGCCCGGTTCCACAAGGCGCCCGACCACCAGGGCAAGGTGTGCCTGGTGCTGGGCGCCGGGAACATCAACTCCATCCCGGCGGTGGACGTGGCCGGGAAGCTGTTCAACGAGGGGAAGGTCTGCGTCCTGAAGATGAACCCGGTGAACGCCTACCTCGGGCCCATCCTCGAGGACGCGTTCTCCCCGGCCATCGCGCGCGGCCTGCTCGCGATCGTGTACGGCGGCGCCGAGGTGGGCAGCTACCTCGCGCACCACCGCGGCGTCGACGAGGTGCACATCACCGGCTCCGACCGGACGCACGACGCCATCGTGTGGGGGCCGCCCGGGCCCGAGCGCGACGCGCGGCGGTCCAGCGGGACCCCGCTGCTCGCGAAGGAGATCACGAGCGAGCTCGGCAACGTCTCGCCGGTGCTGGTGGTGCCGGGCCCGTGGGACGCGGGCACCCTGCGCTTCCAGGCGGAGAGCGTCGCCGGCATGGTGACGTACAACGCGTCGTTCAACTGCAACGCCGCCAAGATGCTGGTGCTCCCGCGCGGCTGGCGGCGGCGCGATGCGTTCCTCGCCGCGGTCGAGCACTTCATGGCGCTCTCGCCGGCGCGCCGGGCCTGGTACCCGGGCGCCGCCGACCGCTACCGCGCGCTCACGGAGGGCCGCGCGGCGGTGCGGAGGGTGGGCCAGGGCGAGGGGGCGCTGCCGTGGACGCTCGTGACCGGGCTCGACGCGGACTCCGAGGACCCGGCCTTCGTCACCGAGCCGTTCTGCTCGATCCTGTCCGAGACGGCGGTCGGCTCCGAGGATCCGGTGGACTTCCTGGAGCAGGCCGTGGCGTTCGCGAACGACCGGCTCTGGGGGACGCTGGCGGCGCACATCGTCGTCCACCCTCGCACCCTGGCCGACCCGTCGCTCGAGGCCGCGCTCCAGCGCGCCATCCGGCGGCTCCGCTACGGCACCGTCGCGGTGAACACCTGGGCCGGCTACGGCTACGGCCTCGGCACCGCGCCCTGGGGCGCGTTCCCGGGCTCGACGCTCGAGGACGTGCAGAGCGGGCGCGGCTTCGTGCACAACACCGTCATGCTGGAGGGCGTGGAGAAGGTCGTCGTCTGGCACCCGGCGCGGACGTTCCCGAAGCCGCCCTACTTCCCCAGCCACGCGACCACCGACGCGCTCGGCCGCAGCCTGGTCCGCCTCGAGACCCGCGGCCGCTGGCGCGACCTCCCCGCCGTCGTGCTGGCGGGGATCCGCGGCTGA